A window from Gallus gallus isolate bGalGal1 chromosome 5, bGalGal1.mat.broiler.GRCg7b, whole genome shotgun sequence encodes these proteins:
- the ASCL2 gene encoding achaete-scute homolog 2: MNGGAPPPPPAAASRCRRRPASPELLRCKRRLAFASLSGGGTAAAAVARRNERERNRVRLVNLGFAALRQHVPHGTASKKLSKVETLRSAVEYIRALQRLLDEHDAAAAFPDGRAGRSAGRAAVGESGGGSGYSSASPCSSEESGYEPVLSPEEQELLDFTSWLGSY, from the coding sequence ATGAACGGCGgtgccccgccgccgccccccgccgccgcctcacgctgccgccgccgccccgcctcTCCGGAGCTGCTGCGCTGCAAGCGCCGCTTGGCCTTCGCCTCCCTCTCGGGCGGCGGCACCGCGGCGGCGGCCGTGGCCCGGCGCAACGAACGGGAGCGCAACCGCGTGCGGTTGGTCAACCTGGGCTTCGCCGCTCTACGGCAGCACGTCCCCCACGGGACCGCCAGCAAGAAGCTGAGCAAGGTGGAGACGCTGCGCTCCGCCGTCGAGTACATCCGAGCCCTCCAGAGGCTCCTCGACGAACACGACGCCGCCGCCGCGTTCCCCGACGGCCGAGCGGGCCGctccgcggggcgggcggccgtCGGGGAAAGCGGAGGCGGTAGCGGCTATTCCTCCGCCTCGCCCTGTTCCTCCGAGGAGAGCGGCTACGAGCCGGTGCTCAGCCCCGAGGAGCAGGAACTGCTGGATTTCACCAGCTGGCTTGGGAGCTACTGA